The following proteins are encoded in a genomic region of Rubrobacter xylanophilus DSM 9941:
- a CDS encoding zf-HC2 domain-containing protein, translated as MSGRPGGCDPRLIFELAEGALEPARRRRALAHLESCPLCRARYERERRLSERLRLASPPATGSVRREVAMELPTRTAAVRAAWVVLCLALLLADGAALGLAGANPLAFASGLLGLFWAVASGLATAGRVLVEAAGGVLLAALAAGALADLLVAAVVVSARRRARQA; from the coding sequence ATGAGCGGCCGCCCGGGCGGCTGCGACCCCCGGCTGATCTTCGAGCTCGCCGAGGGTGCTCTGGAGCCGGCCCGCCGCCGGCGGGCCCTCGCGCACCTGGAGTCCTGTCCCCTCTGTCGCGCCCGGTACGAGCGCGAGCGGCGCCTGAGCGAGCGGCTGCGGCTGGCGTCTCCCCCCGCGACCGGCTCGGTGCGCCGGGAGGTGGCCATGGAGCTCCCCACCCGGACCGCCGCGGTGCGCGCGGCGTGGGTCGTCCTCTGCCTCGCCCTCCTGCTCGCCGACGGTGCGGCGCTCGGGCTGGCGGGGGCGAACCCCCTGGCCTTCGCCTCCGGCCTTCTGGGGCTCTTCTGGGCCGTGGCCTCGGGCCTCGCCACGGCGGGTCGGGTGCTGGTGGAGGCCGCGGGGGGCGTGCTTCTCGCGGCGCTGGCGGCGGGGGCGCTCGCGGACCTCCTGGTGGCTGCGGTCGTCGTCTCGGCCCGCCGCCGGGCACGCCAGGCATGA
- a CDS encoding ABC transporter ATP-binding protein yields the protein MSAPANGALVEIRDLKKYFKVGRDAYLRAVDGINLTIRRGETLGLVGESGCGKSTAGRVMVRLYEPTGGQVLYGGRDVHRARGREARELNRKMQMIFQDPQASLNPRMTVADIVAEGIDIHGLASSKKERLEKVRELLETVGLNEEHAGRYPHEFSGGQRQRIGIARALAVEPEFIVADEPVSALDVSIQAQVINLMRRLQREKNLTYLFISHDLSVVRYISDRIGVMYLGQLVELADSEEIYSNPVHPYTQALLSAVPVPDPDHRGRKIVLEGDIPSPVDPPSGCRFRTRCPYATAACATDEPQWREVSPGHWVYACHCVS from the coding sequence GTGAGCGCGCCGGCGAACGGCGCCCTCGTGGAGATCCGCGACCTCAAGAAATACTTCAAGGTGGGGCGCGACGCCTACCTGCGGGCGGTCGACGGGATCAACCTCACCATCCGCCGCGGGGAGACGCTGGGGCTGGTGGGCGAGTCGGGCTGCGGGAAGTCCACCGCCGGGCGGGTCATGGTCCGCCTCTACGAGCCCACCGGCGGGCAGGTGCTCTACGGCGGGCGGGACGTCCACCGGGCCCGGGGCCGCGAGGCGCGGGAGCTGAACCGCAAGATGCAGATGATCTTCCAGGACCCGCAGGCCTCGTTGAACCCCCGCATGACGGTGGCGGACATCGTGGCCGAGGGGATAGACATCCACGGCCTGGCCTCCAGCAAGAAGGAGCGGCTGGAGAAGGTCCGCGAGCTGCTGGAGACGGTGGGGCTCAACGAGGAGCACGCCGGGCGCTACCCGCACGAGTTCTCCGGCGGCCAGCGGCAGCGGATCGGGATAGCGAGGGCGCTGGCGGTGGAGCCGGAGTTCATCGTGGCCGACGAGCCGGTCTCCGCTCTGGACGTCTCCATCCAGGCCCAGGTCATAAACCTGATGCGCCGCCTGCAGCGGGAGAAGAACCTGACCTACCTGTTCATCTCCCACGACCTCTCGGTGGTCCGCTACATCAGCGACAGGATCGGGGTGATGTACCTGGGCCAGCTGGTGGAGCTCGCCGACAGCGAGGAGATCTACTCGAACCCCGTCCACCCCTACACGCAGGCCCTGCTCTCCGCGGTGCCCGTCCCGGACCCGGATCACCGGGGCAGGAAGATCGTGCTGGAGGGGGATATCCCGAGCCCCGTGGACCCGCCCTCCGGCTGCCGCTTCCGGACCCGCTGCCCGTACGCCACGGCCGCCTGCGCCACGGACGAGCCGCAGTGGCGCGAGGTCTCCCCGGGACACTGGGTCTACGCCTGCCACTGCGTGTCATGA
- a CDS encoding DUF1028 domain-containing protein, with protein sequence MRLVSTFSIAGFDPGTASWGVAVQSKFLAVGAIVPWARAGAGAVATQAMANYTYGPRGLELLSEGRTAQETVEALTAGDPQREHRQVGVVDAEGGSATFTGGGCLDWAGGIAGEHYAAQGNILVGRETVEAMARAFERGEDDLASRLLAALRAGQEAGGDRRGRQSAALLVVREGGGYGGDNDRMVDLRVDDHPDPIAELARLYGLHNLYFGETRPEDVVAVEGEVRREVASSLRRLGYLREESPDERTLHAALSAFVRTENFEEREQPPGYADRAVLEFLKDRAASR encoded by the coding sequence ATGAGACTCGTCTCCACCTTCTCGATAGCGGGCTTCGACCCCGGGACGGCCTCCTGGGGGGTGGCCGTGCAGTCGAAGTTCCTGGCGGTGGGCGCGATCGTGCCGTGGGCCAGAGCGGGGGCCGGGGCGGTGGCGACCCAGGCGATGGCGAACTACACCTACGGCCCGCGCGGGCTCGAGCTGCTCTCGGAGGGCCGGACGGCGCAGGAGACCGTGGAGGCCCTCACCGCCGGCGACCCGCAGCGCGAGCACCGGCAGGTGGGCGTCGTGGACGCCGAGGGTGGCTCGGCTACCTTCACCGGGGGCGGTTGCCTCGACTGGGCCGGGGGCATCGCCGGGGAGCACTACGCCGCCCAGGGGAACATCCTCGTCGGGCGGGAGACGGTCGAGGCCATGGCCCGCGCCTTCGAGCGGGGGGAGGATGACCTGGCCTCCCGGCTGCTCGCCGCCCTTCGGGCCGGTCAGGAGGCGGGCGGCGACCGGCGGGGGAGGCAGTCGGCGGCGCTGCTCGTCGTGCGGGAGGGAGGCGGCTACGGCGGCGACAACGACCGGATGGTGGACCTGCGCGTGGACGACCACCCCGACCCCATAGCCGAGCTCGCCCGCCTCTACGGGCTGCATAACCTGTACTTCGGCGAGACGAGGCCGGAGGACGTGGTCGCCGTGGAGGGCGAGGTGAGGAGGGAGGTCGCCTCCTCGCTGCGCAGGCTCGGCTACCTGCGGGAGGAGAGCCCCGACGAGCGTACGCTGCACGCGGCGCTCTCGGCCTTTGTCCGCACCGAGAACTTCGAGGAGCGCGAGCAGCCTCCCGGCTACGCCGACCGGGCCGTGCTGGAGTTCCTCAAGGACCGGGCCGCCTCGCGGTAG
- a CDS encoding RNA polymerase sigma factor — MDYASTATLGGWRERIKGLSLRRGELEDKELVARTLAGDMRSYEELVRRYERLVASLLYPYARREISVEDLVQETFLRAYDRLETFNPEYRFKTWLLAIANNLGVDTLRRRREVVEFNHEVHAGETGGPEAAALSAERAESLREAVLSLPEQYSVPLMLRYGEEMSYAEIAEVMGLSVPAVKSRLFRARNMLAGLLEGELG, encoded by the coding sequence ATGGACTACGCATCCACCGCGACACTCGGCGGCTGGCGGGAGAGGATCAAGGGCCTCTCCCTCCGGCGCGGGGAGCTCGAGGACAAGGAGCTCGTCGCCCGCACGCTCGCCGGCGACATGCGCTCCTACGAGGAGCTTGTGCGCCGCTACGAGCGGCTCGTGGCGAGCCTGCTCTACCCCTACGCCCGGCGGGAGATCTCGGTGGAAGACCTCGTGCAGGAGACCTTCCTGCGGGCCTACGACCGGCTGGAGACCTTCAACCCCGAGTACCGGTTCAAGACCTGGCTGCTCGCGATAGCCAACAACCTCGGCGTGGACACCCTGCGCCGGCGGCGCGAGGTCGTGGAGTTCAACCACGAGGTGCACGCCGGGGAGACGGGCGGGCCAGAGGCCGCCGCCCTCTCCGCCGAGCGGGCGGAGAGCCTCCGGGAGGCGGTGCTCTCGCTCCCCGAGCAGTACAGCGTCCCCCTCATGCTGCGCTACGGCGAGGAGATGAGCTACGCCGAGATAGCCGAGGTCATGGGGCTCAGCGTCCCCGCGGTGAAGAGCCGCCTCTTCAGGGCCAGGAACATGCTCGCCGGCCTGCTGGAGGGAGAGCTGGGATGA
- a CDS encoding ABC transporter permease — translation MLRYVAKRLVYMLITLFVIVSVTFFISKLLPGTPFADDKLTPQIREQLFEKYGLDEPLYVQYAKYVWNVAQGDLGNSFYYESRPVTQMILQRAPVSMFVGVQAVVFGLVVGLVLGVVAALRHNTFWDTLAVVVAVIGIGVPNFVLGPLLQYWFGVKLGWFPIAFFESYRHSVLPSLALSVFVISTVARFVRSEMLEVMGQDYVVLARAKGISNAAVIVRHVLRNALIPLITVLAPLTIYLITGSLVVEQIFAVPGIGEMFVQSVFVNDYAMILGTTIFFSALFIAALLVQDILYGVVDPRIRVSGAKE, via the coding sequence ATGCTAAGGTACGTAGCGAAGCGTCTGGTCTACATGCTCATCACGCTGTTCGTCATCGTCAGCGTGACGTTCTTCATCAGCAAACTGCTTCCGGGCACGCCGTTCGCCGACGACAAGCTCACGCCCCAGATCCGGGAGCAGCTCTTCGAGAAGTACGGTCTGGACGAGCCGCTGTACGTGCAGTACGCGAAGTACGTGTGGAACGTGGCGCAGGGGGACCTGGGCAACTCCTTCTACTACGAGAGCCGCCCCGTGACCCAGATGATCCTGCAGCGGGCCCCGGTCTCCATGTTCGTGGGGGTGCAGGCGGTCGTCTTCGGGCTGGTGGTCGGGCTCGTGCTCGGCGTGGTGGCGGCCTTGCGGCACAACACCTTCTGGGACACTCTGGCCGTGGTGGTGGCGGTGATCGGCATCGGGGTGCCCAACTTCGTGCTGGGGCCGCTGCTGCAGTACTGGTTCGGGGTCAAGCTCGGCTGGTTCCCCATAGCCTTCTTCGAGAGCTACAGGCACTCCGTGCTGCCCTCGCTGGCGCTCTCGGTCTTCGTCATCTCCACCGTGGCCCGTTTCGTGCGCTCGGAGATGCTGGAGGTCATGGGGCAGGACTACGTGGTGCTGGCGAGGGCCAAGGGCATCTCCAACGCGGCGGTCATCGTCCGGCACGTCCTGCGCAACGCGCTCATCCCCCTCATCACCGTGCTGGCGCCGCTCACCATCTACCTCATAACCGGTTCGCTGGTGGTCGAGCAGATCTTCGCGGTGCCCGGCATAGGGGAGATGTTCGTGCAGTCGGTGTTCGTGAACGACTACGCCATGATCCTGGGGACCACCATCTTCTTCTCGGCGCTCTTTATAGCGGCGCTGCTCGTGCAGGACATCCTCTACGGGGTGGTGGACCCCCGGATACGCGTCTCCGGAGCGAAGGAGTGA
- a CDS encoding peptide ABC transporter substrate-binding protein produces the protein MARLAMSGGGRRPAGAFDLTRRDFLKLGGGGLVGAALLSASGCNIFGGGQQGGSGGGGNGVIVNLGDTIRDLDSTTTTDSVSTDILLNVMSGLYRLDPDQQPVPDMAESHEVSEDKLTYTFRLREGIKWSNGEPVTSQDFKYAWLRAMDPDTAGQYAYILTTFIKGGPEFNGGPTSEEDKEEHDRLRDNVAIETPDDRTLRVTLQSPSPFWLGLTSFFTYLPQKQSFVEEQGEQYAQNADALLYNGPYILTEFNPTEGVTMVKRDDYWDAGSVDIRRVEGKIVKEEDTAVNLYESGGLDVTEITGQYVQEYKGTPDFYSQTFFATFYMVPNVNRVRIFRNLNVRKAIQMGFDRRALVDQILRNGSEPATGLVPAGIDGPGDQTFRQAQGNVMPDFDPERARRLFQQGIEEVGENPTVELLAYDDSTARDIATFLQNQFQENLGMKTRVKVQPFDRKLELEANGEFELSWQGWIADYNDPMTFLDLFLSDSSFNTGGYSNPRYDRLINQAKEETDFARRMQQMLEAERILVAEDAGTAPMYFDGEASLIRPTIKNYVEHKYGAGIDVKWWRLEE, from the coding sequence ATGGCCAGACTGGCGATGTCAGGCGGTGGACGCAGGCCCGCGGGCGCCTTTGACCTCACGCGCCGGGACTTCCTCAAGCTAGGCGGCGGTGGCCTGGTGGGGGCGGCGCTGCTAAGCGCCTCCGGCTGCAACATCTTCGGCGGCGGGCAGCAGGGCGGCTCCGGCGGGGGCGGCAACGGGGTGATCGTCAACCTCGGGGACACCATCCGCGACCTCGACTCGACCACCACCACCGACTCCGTCTCGACCGACATCCTGCTCAACGTGATGTCGGGGCTCTACCGGCTCGACCCGGACCAGCAGCCGGTGCCCGACATGGCCGAGAGCCACGAGGTCAGCGAGGACAAGCTCACCTACACCTTCAGGCTGCGCGAGGGCATCAAGTGGTCCAACGGCGAGCCGGTCACCTCGCAGGACTTCAAGTACGCCTGGCTGCGGGCGATGGACCCCGACACCGCGGGGCAGTACGCCTACATCCTCACCACCTTCATCAAGGGCGGCCCCGAGTTCAACGGAGGCCCCACGAGCGAGGAGGACAAGGAGGAGCACGACCGGCTGCGCGACAACGTCGCCATCGAGACCCCGGACGACAGGACGCTCAGGGTCACCCTGCAGAGCCCCTCGCCCTTCTGGCTCGGGCTCACCTCCTTCTTCACCTACCTGCCGCAGAAGCAGAGCTTCGTGGAGGAGCAGGGCGAGCAGTACGCCCAGAACGCCGACGCCCTCCTGTACAACGGCCCCTACATCCTGACCGAGTTCAACCCCACCGAGGGCGTCACCATGGTCAAGCGCGACGACTACTGGGACGCCGGCAGCGTCGACATCCGGCGGGTGGAGGGGAAGATCGTCAAGGAGGAGGACACGGCGGTCAACCTCTACGAGTCCGGCGGCCTCGACGTCACCGAGATCACCGGGCAGTACGTCCAGGAGTACAAGGGCACCCCTGACTTCTACTCGCAGACCTTCTTCGCCACCTTCTACATGGTGCCCAACGTCAACCGGGTGCGGATCTTCCGGAACCTCAACGTCCGCAAGGCCATCCAGATGGGCTTCGACCGGCGGGCGCTCGTGGACCAGATCCTCCGCAACGGCTCAGAGCCGGCGACCGGTCTCGTGCCCGCCGGGATAGACGGCCCCGGCGACCAGACCTTCCGCCAGGCCCAGGGCAACGTGATGCCGGACTTCGACCCGGAGCGGGCCCGGCGGCTCTTCCAGCAGGGCATAGAGGAGGTCGGCGAGAACCCCACCGTCGAGCTTCTGGCCTACGACGACAGCACCGCGCGGGACATCGCCACCTTCCTGCAGAACCAGTTCCAGGAGAATTTGGGCATGAAGACCCGGGTCAAGGTGCAGCCCTTCGACCGCAAGCTCGAGCTCGAGGCCAACGGCGAGTTCGAGCTCTCGTGGCAGGGCTGGATCGCCGACTACAACGACCCGATGACCTTCCTCGACCTCTTCCTCTCCGACTCCTCCTTCAACACCGGCGGGTACTCCAACCCCCGCTACGACCGGCTCATCAACCAGGCCAAGGAGGAGACCGACTTCGCCCGGCGGATGCAGCAGATGCTCGAGGCCGAGAGGATCCTCGTCGCCGAGGACGCCGGGACCGCGCCGATGTACTTCGACGGCGAGGCCAGCCTCATAAGGCCCACCATCAAGAACTACGTCGAGCACAAGTACGGGGCCGGCATCGACGTGAAGTGGTGGAGGCTGGAGGAGTAG
- a CDS encoding ABC transporter permease: METRRRDLTPDLFGALKIDETEGERLAGPPVGFWKDSWLRLKQNRGALISLGVILLLFVMAFVLGPLLSQYGPFAQDLTRRYQGPSAEFWFGTDEFGRDMWSRVWAGTRVSLYIAFLAAFLDIAVGVTYGAVSGFLGGRVDDVMQRIIEVLVGIPSLVVAILAMVVFEPGIITISIAIGLTGWVYMARIVRGRMLQLKEQEFALASRSLGASNFRLVWKHLIPNSLGPIIINLMFTIPSAIFAEAFLSFIGLGIQVPEASLGSLINEGAGEIKFHPYLLWIPSAVFCLIMICFNLLGDGLRDAFDPKMRK, from the coding sequence ATGGAGACACGGCGCCGGGATCTTACCCCCGACCTGTTCGGGGCCCTGAAGATCGACGAGACCGAAGGCGAGCGGCTCGCGGGCCCGCCGGTGGGCTTCTGGAAGGACTCCTGGCTGCGCCTCAAGCAGAACCGCGGGGCGCTCATCAGCCTCGGCGTGATCTTACTGCTCTTCGTCATGGCCTTTGTCCTGGGGCCGCTGCTCTCGCAGTACGGGCCCTTCGCCCAGGACCTCACCCGCCGTTACCAGGGCCCCTCGGCCGAGTTCTGGTTCGGCACCGACGAGTTCGGCCGGGACATGTGGAGCCGGGTGTGGGCCGGGACCCGGGTCTCGCTCTACATCGCCTTTCTGGCGGCCTTCCTCGACATAGCCGTGGGCGTCACCTACGGGGCGGTCTCCGGCTTCCTGGGGGGCAGGGTGGACGACGTGATGCAGCGGATCATAGAGGTGCTGGTGGGCATCCCCTCGCTGGTCGTGGCCATCCTGGCGATGGTGGTCTTCGAGCCCGGCATCATCACCATCTCCATCGCCATCGGGCTCACCGGCTGGGTGTACATGGCCCGGATCGTGCGGGGCAGGATGCTGCAGCTCAAGGAGCAGGAGTTCGCGCTCGCCTCGCGCTCGCTGGGGGCGAGCAACTTCCGTCTGGTGTGGAAGCACCTGATCCCGAACTCCCTGGGCCCGATAATCATCAACCTGATGTTCACCATCCCCTCGGCCATCTTCGCCGAGGCGTTCCTGAGCTTTATCGGGCTGGGCATCCAGGTGCCCGAGGCCTCGCTCGGCTCCCTGATAAACGAGGGGGCGGGGGAGATAAAGTTCCACCCCTACCTGCTGTGGATCCCGTCGGCGGTCTTCTGCCTGATCATGATCTGCTTCAACCTGCTGGGCGACGGGCTGCGCGACGCGTTCGACCCGAAGATGAGGAAGTAG
- a CDS encoding polymer-forming cytoskeletal protein, producing MSLALRPAALGARPALAALGVLPLLLLYLLLFPPNARAGERHAVGDVTVGPGEVSPGVSSLAGDVEVLGAVEGDVSSGAGDIFVYGPVAGDVKASFGDVDVSAPVGGDVEAGFGDVYVNSRVAGDVDVERGNVQLGPRARIGGTLQSGSGRIVPHPDAYVEGGTVAGMVPGGEEDHEALGLLQIRGWLGGLLFAALSALAAVLAPRPLAAAARRVGEAPLWSLAVGVGSVPAALVLAVLLLVSGIGIPVLLLLAPAYLFLVFFGGVVAAFFIGRRLVMATGRYEAGNAFAAVVGALVIAGAFLVPYGGLISYALVLLGTGGALLALLSRLRPRRAYRPASYEAYVRERRGGPGAR from the coding sequence ATGAGCCTCGCCCTGCGGCCGGCCGCGCTCGGGGCGCGGCCGGCGCTAGCCGCGCTCGGGGTGCTGCCGCTGCTCCTTCTGTACCTGCTCCTGTTCCCGCCGAACGCCCGGGCCGGCGAGCGGCACGCCGTGGGGGACGTGACGGTCGGCCCCGGGGAGGTCTCGCCCGGGGTCAGCAGCCTGGCCGGCGACGTGGAGGTGCTCGGGGCCGTCGAGGGGGATGTCAGCTCGGGGGCCGGGGACATCTTCGTGTACGGGCCCGTGGCGGGGGACGTGAAGGCCAGCTTCGGGGACGTCGACGTGAGCGCCCCGGTGGGCGGCGACGTGGAGGCCGGATTCGGCGACGTCTACGTCAACTCGCGCGTCGCCGGGGACGTGGACGTGGAGCGGGGGAACGTGCAGCTCGGGCCGCGGGCGCGGATAGGCGGCACCCTGCAGTCGGGGAGCGGCCGGATCGTGCCGCACCCCGACGCCTACGTGGAGGGCGGCACGGTGGCGGGGATGGTGCCCGGCGGCGAGGAGGACCACGAGGCCCTCGGCCTGCTCCAGATCAGGGGCTGGCTCGGCGGCCTCCTCTTCGCCGCGTTAAGCGCGCTCGCCGCCGTGCTCGCGCCCCGCCCCCTGGCGGCCGCCGCCCGCAGGGTGGGGGAGGCGCCGCTCTGGTCCCTCGCGGTGGGGGTGGGGTCGGTGCCGGCGGCCCTCGTGCTGGCGGTGCTGCTGCTCGTCTCGGGGATAGGCATACCCGTGCTCCTGCTCCTCGCCCCGGCCTACCTGTTCCTGGTGTTCTTCGGCGGCGTGGTGGCCGCGTTCTTTATCGGGAGGCGGCTGGTCATGGCCACGGGGCGCTACGAGGCGGGCAACGCGTTCGCGGCGGTGGTCGGGGCCCTGGTGATCGCCGGGGCCTTTCTGGTCCCCTACGGGGGCCTCATCTCCTACGCGCTCGTCCTGCTGGGGACGGGGGGCGCGCTGCTGGCCCTCCTCTCCCGCCTGCGGCCGCGCCGGGCGTACCGCCCCGCCTCCTACGAGGCCTACGTGCGGGAGCGGCGCGGCGGCCCGGGGGCCCGCTAG
- a CDS encoding ArnT family glycosyltransferase has product MGSGKPIRGRRLAFAAYMALLLAAGAATVGRTGITWDEPNYFTSSYSYLSWFVHVARSPADWWASIDRYWEQSHEAPPFFKLWAGLFAAAGALLFGTDDLGLLGNFYRMGSYALFLLAVWGGFRFVRREFGEVAAWGTALSMPLIPALFGFARLGQLDGAAAAMYLLAAIGLFRALEGRWSAPLAGGLLGLAFATKLTVFPVVPASVLWLLIYRRERGAALRLAGCFLAGAAAFFALWPWLWRAPVARTWEFLTWAGGLQDERLAYYLGEWWAGAPWHYPLVCLVALVPAVVALSGVVGAGVLLRCASSPAAGWVLLNLGFVLAVAGSGLVPVYGGPRQFLAAFPLWAVCAGVGLGWLARRLRPAAAAALLPAYVALALPGILWTGVGNSLEYYGEAVGLIPGARALGFETTYMADTYLPAVRWLNRNAPEGSTVYVQAGTYPVAESYQRTGRMRRDLRPAYLAPIAVEKYVYDRRVREGSYFLFLPRQSIYTDQMLALSKKEPLYAYEKGGVPLVMVYSGEAVRETLGIRGSPEPRDPGPANALLAGGGMVALLARLALSARGKK; this is encoded by the coding sequence GTGGGTAGCGGTAAGCCCATCAGGGGGCGGAGGTTGGCCTTCGCCGCGTACATGGCCCTGCTCCTGGCGGCGGGGGCGGCCACGGTGGGCCGGACGGGCATCACCTGGGACGAGCCGAACTACTTCACCTCCTCGTACTCCTACCTCTCCTGGTTTGTGCACGTTGCTCGGAGCCCCGCGGACTGGTGGGCCTCGATCGACCGCTACTGGGAGCAGAGCCACGAGGCCCCGCCCTTCTTCAAGCTGTGGGCGGGGCTCTTCGCCGCCGCCGGGGCGCTGCTGTTCGGGACGGACGACCTCGGGCTGCTCGGCAACTTCTACCGGATGGGCTCCTACGCGCTGTTCCTGCTGGCGGTGTGGGGCGGCTTCCGCTTCGTGCGGCGGGAGTTCGGGGAGGTGGCCGCCTGGGGCACCGCCCTCTCCATGCCGCTCATCCCGGCGCTCTTCGGCTTCGCCCGGCTGGGGCAGCTGGACGGGGCCGCGGCCGCGATGTACCTGCTGGCCGCGATCGGGCTCTTTCGGGCGCTGGAGGGGCGCTGGTCGGCGCCGCTCGCGGGGGGGCTGTTGGGGCTCGCCTTCGCCACCAAGCTCACGGTCTTCCCGGTGGTCCCGGCCTCGGTGCTGTGGCTCCTGATCTACCGCCGGGAGCGGGGGGCGGCGCTGCGCCTCGCGGGGTGCTTTTTGGCCGGGGCGGCGGCCTTCTTCGCGCTCTGGCCCTGGCTCTGGCGGGCTCCCGTTGCGAGGACCTGGGAGTTCCTGACGTGGGCCGGCGGGCTGCAGGACGAGCGGCTCGCCTACTACCTCGGGGAGTGGTGGGCCGGCGCCCCCTGGCACTACCCGCTGGTCTGCCTGGTCGCGCTGGTCCCGGCCGTGGTGGCGCTCTCGGGCGTCGTCGGGGCGGGCGTTCTCCTGCGCTGCGCCTCCTCCCCCGCCGCCGGCTGGGTGCTCCTGAACCTCGGGTTCGTGCTCGCGGTGGCCGGCTCGGGGCTCGTCCCGGTCTACGGAGGGCCCCGGCAGTTCCTCGCCGCCTTCCCGCTCTGGGCCGTATGCGCGGGGGTCGGGCTCGGGTGGCTCGCGCGGCGGCTGCGCCCCGCCGCAGCCGCCGCTCTCCTCCCGGCCTACGTAGCGCTCGCGCTCCCCGGGATACTCTGGACCGGGGTGGGGAACTCGCTCGAGTACTACGGGGAGGCCGTCGGCCTTATCCCGGGGGCGCGGGCCCTGGGCTTCGAGACGACGTACATGGCCGACACCTACCTCCCCGCCGTCCGCTGGCTCAACCGCAACGCCCCCGAAGGGTCCACCGTCTACGTCCAGGCCGGAACCTACCCGGTGGCCGAGAGCTACCAGCGGACGGGCCGGATGCGGCGGGACCTCCGTCCGGCCTACCTGGCCCCCATAGCCGTGGAGAAGTACGTCTACGACCGGAGGGTGCGGGAGGGCTCCTACTTCCTCTTTCTGCCGCGCCAGTCCATCTACACCGACCAGATGCTCGCCCTGAGCAAAAAGGAGCCGCTCTACGCCTACGAGAAGGGGGGCGTGCCGCTCGTCATGGTCTACTCCGGGGAGGCCGTGCGCGAGACCCTCGGTATCCGGGGCTCCCCCGAGCCCCGCGACCCCGGTCCGGCCAACGCCCTCCTTGCCGGCGGGGGGATGGTCGCGCTTCTCGCGCGCCTCGCCCTCTCCGCAAGGGGCAAAAAGTAG
- a CDS encoding ABC transporter ATP-binding protein: MDNDVILRVRDLRVSFSTYAGRVEAVRGVSFDLRRGETLAIVGESGSGKSVTAKSLMRLLPEANSTIEGGEALFDGKDLLKLPERQMRGIRGRRISMIFQDPMTSLNPTMKVGRQIAESLKRHLGLSGRAARERAVELLRMVGIPRPEARVDQYPHQFSGGMRQRVVIAIALACDPDVLIADEPTTALDVTIQAQILQLLRDLQERRGLSVILITHDLGVVAEVSHRVAVMYAGKVVETGTVHEIFRDPKHPYTWGLLTSVPLPTLDRSRELVPISGSPPNLLHPPQGCPFTARCPHAMKICAMEMPEYTVFSDEHRAACWLHHELAPKVRPPAQVGGSR, encoded by the coding sequence ATGGACAACGACGTAATCCTACGGGTTAGGGACCTGCGGGTCTCCTTCAGCACCTACGCGGGCAGGGTGGAGGCCGTCCGCGGGGTCTCCTTCGACCTCCGGCGGGGCGAGACCCTCGCCATCGTGGGGGAGTCGGGCAGCGGCAAGAGCGTCACGGCGAAGAGCCTGATGCGCCTGCTGCCGGAGGCGAACAGCACCATCGAGGGGGGCGAGGCCCTCTTCGATGGCAAGGACCTCCTGAAGCTCCCCGAGCGGCAGATGCGCGGCATCCGGGGCCGCAGGATCTCCATGATCTTCCAGGACCCGATGACCTCGCTCAACCCGACGATGAAGGTGGGGCGGCAGATCGCGGAGAGCCTGAAGCGCCACCTGGGCCTCTCGGGGCGCGCGGCCCGGGAGCGGGCCGTGGAGCTCTTGAGGATGGTCGGCATCCCCAGGCCGGAGGCGCGGGTGGACCAGTACCCGCACCAGTTCTCCGGCGGCATGCGCCAGCGGGTGGTCATCGCCATAGCCCTCGCCTGCGACCCGGACGTCCTCATCGCCGACGAGCCCACCACCGCGCTCGACGTGACCATCCAGGCCCAGATCCTGCAGCTGCTGCGCGACCTGCAGGAGCGGCGGGGGCTCTCGGTGATCCTGATCACGCACGACCTCGGGGTGGTGGCGGAGGTCTCGCACCGGGTGGCGGTGATGTACGCCGGGAAGGTCGTGGAGACGGGCACGGTGCACGAGATCTTCCGCGACCCGAAGCACCCCTACACCTGGGGGCTCCTGACCTCGGTGCCGCTCCCCACGCTGGACCGCAGCCGGGAGCTGGTGCCGATCTCGGGCTCGCCCCCGAACCTCCTGCACCCCCCGCAGGGCTGCCCGTTCACCGCCCGGTGCCCGCACGCGATGAAGATCTGCGCCATGGAGATGCCGGAGTACACGGTCTTCTCGGACGAGCACCGGGCGGCCTGCTGGCTGCACCACGAGCTGGCCCCGAAGGTGAGGCCGCCGGCGCAGGTGGGGGGTAGCCGGTGA